The Horticoccus luteus DNA window GCGTGTCGCCCATGAACCAGCTCGTCGCGCAAAAGTGCGATCTCATGGTCAACCTCTCCGCGAGTCCCTGGCACTACGACAAAGGCCGCGTGCGTCACGCCCTCGTCACCGATGCCGCCCGCGCCCTCGGCTGCCCCGTCGTTTACGTCAACGCCGTCGGCGGCAATGACGAACTCATCTTCGACGGCCGCAGCCTCGCCGCCGATCCCGCCGGCCGCGTCACCCTCGGCCTCGCCGCCTTCCGCGAAGAAACCGCCGTCATCGACACCGCCGCGCCTTCCACCACGCCCGTCACCGCGCCGACATTTTCCCAGCCCGAACTCGCCAACATCTACGACGCCCTCGTCCTCGGCCTTCGCGATTACGCGCACAAGAGCGGCTTCAAACGCGCCCTCATCGCCCTCTCCGGCGGCATCGATTCCGCCCTCGTCGCCGTGCTCGCCCGCGAAGCGTTCGGCGCCGAAAATCTCCTCGGCGTCTCCCTCCCGTCCGCCATTTCCTCGCAACACTCCCGCGACGACGCCCGCGTGCTCGCCGAAAACCTCGGCATCCGCTTTGAAACGATCGCCATCGCCGACGCCGTCGCTGCAACCGAATCCGCCCTTGGCCCCATCTTCGCCGATCGCCCGCGCGACGTGACCGAGGAAAACATCCAGGCCCGCATCCGCGGCGTCCTCATGATGGCGCTCTCCAACAAATTCGGCTCCCTCCTGCTCACGACCGGCAACAAGAGCGAAGTCGCCGTCGGGTATTGCACGCTCTACGGCGACATGGCCGGCGGGCTCGCCGTGATCTCCGACGTCTTCAAGACCCAGGTTTACGCCCTTTCCCGCTGGATCAACCGCGACCGCGAAATCATCCCGCGCCACACCATCGAGAAAGCCCCCTCGGCCGAATTGCGCCCCGATCAAGTCGATCAAGACAGCCTGCCGCCCTATGAAATCCTCGACGCGATTTTGAAGGGTTACGTGGAGGAGGGACTCTCGCGGCGCGACCTCGTCGAGCGCGGCTTCGTCGAAGCGGTCGTCAACGACATCGCGCGCAAAGTCGACCTCAACGAATACAAGCGCAAGCAAGCCGCCCCCGGCCTGAAAATCACGCCCCTCGCCTTCGGCGTCGGCCGCCGCATCCCCATCGTCCAAAAATACGTGAGCTGAAGTCAGCCTGCGCGTTTCCCTTTCATTTCCATCTCCGACCAGCCCGACCGTTGCGTCGCAAACGTCGGCTGTCGCGACAAACTCGAGTGGAAACGCTTTGCGCGCATCAGAAAGATGAGCGCCAATGGCCGAAAATCAGCGGTTAAAATGTCCTCCTCCGAATCCCTCTTCACCCGCGCTCTCCAGCTCATCCCCGGCGGCGTCAACTCCCCTGTCCGCGCCTTCCGCTCCGTCGGCGGCTCGCCGTTCTTCGTCAAAGCCGCGCACGGCGCCACCCTCGTCACGGCCGACGATCGCGAGCTCATCGACTTCGTCTGCACCTGGGGCCCCGCGATCCACGGCCACAACCACCCCCGCATCAAAGCCGCCATCGCCCACGCCCTCGAGCACGGCACCTCGTTCGGCACGCCCAATCCCTCCGAGGTCGAGATGGCCGAGCTCATCGTCTCGTTTTTCCCGTCGATTCAAAAAGTCCGCATGTGCAACAGCGGCACCGAGGCCACCATGTCCGCCATCCGCCTCGCCCGCGGGTTCACGAAACGCGACAAGATCATCAAGTTCTCCGGTTGCTACCACGGCCACTCCGACTCGCTCCTCATCAAAGCCGG harbors:
- a CDS encoding NAD+ synthase, with translation MRIGLAQLNPTVGDLAGNARKILAVYRQLVTQGAELIVFPELAVCGYPPRDLLFKRRFVSDVEETLRGLAAEIGEVPAVIGTVTKNVSGSGRPFFNTAAFCHRGVIPVNAHKCLLPTYDVFDEDRYFEPAPGPTVVAHNGHRIGITICEDIWTHPMINTRQLYRGVSPMNQLVAQKCDLMVNLSASPWHYDKGRVRHALVTDAARALGCPVVYVNAVGGNDELIFDGRSLAADPAGRVTLGLAAFREETAVIDTAAPSTTPVTAPTFSQPELANIYDALVLGLRDYAHKSGFKRALIALSGGIDSALVAVLAREAFGAENLLGVSLPSAISSQHSRDDARVLAENLGIRFETIAIADAVAATESALGPIFADRPRDVTEENIQARIRGVLMMALSNKFGSLLLTTGNKSEVAVGYCTLYGDMAGGLAVISDVFKTQVYALSRWINRDREIIPRHTIEKAPSAELRPDQVDQDSLPPYEILDAILKGYVEEGLSRRDLVERGFVEAVVNDIARKVDLNEYKRKQAAPGLKITPLAFGVGRRIPIVQKYVS